A portion of the Bacteroides faecium genome contains these proteins:
- a CDS encoding FimB/Mfa2 family fimbrial subunit, which yields METYKIISYTALFLGASFLTASCVKDDIYNTPHPTTGAIKITTDWNMRSSESVLPTDYLLRIGATADQKVTDATNVYHTLFTPGQYELLAYNVPSGMTINGNIATVNTTTDGNTIEALPGYLFSAAQTLDVQKDDTLRTTVKMQQRVRQLTLVLKLKEGDENRFKRVVTTLNGIATSVDLRTGTLSSAENVSITPSFELSTDAADHLPRLTTTVNLLGIIPTESQNLAITVTMNDGTSHLINSNLTDLLKNFSQSIEPLTLDANLELPIEMGASGSINDWTPGLEEGQGDVEAN from the coding sequence ATGGAAACTTATAAAATAATCTCATACACGGCTCTTTTTCTAGGAGCGTCTTTCTTGACAGCATCCTGCGTCAAGGATGATATTTACAACACACCGCACCCCACCACAGGAGCGATTAAGATTACGACTGACTGGAATATGCGTTCTTCGGAATCCGTATTGCCTACCGACTATTTACTACGCATTGGTGCCACTGCCGACCAAAAGGTTACAGATGCCACCAATGTTTATCATACCTTGTTCACCCCCGGACAGTATGAACTATTGGCATACAATGTCCCTTCAGGAATGACTATCAATGGAAATATCGCCACAGTAAACACAACTACCGATGGCAACACCATTGAAGCGCTCCCTGGATACCTTTTCTCTGCCGCTCAAACCCTGGATGTACAAAAAGACGATACCCTGCGAACTACAGTGAAGATGCAGCAACGGGTACGCCAATTGACATTGGTACTAAAGCTGAAAGAGGGAGACGAAAACCGTTTCAAACGGGTCGTAACCACGCTGAATGGCATTGCCACTTCTGTGGACTTGCGTACGGGTACACTGTCATCTGCCGAAAACGTTTCAATAACTCCGTCTTTCGAATTGTCAACCGATGCCGCCGACCATCTTCCCCGGCTCACTACTACCGTTAATCTGTTAGGTATTATTCCCACTGAATCGCAGAATCTAGCTATAACAGTGACTATGAACGACGGCACTTCGCATTTGATTAATAGCAACTTAACTGATTTATTAAAGAACTTCTCCCAATCAATAGAACCATTAACACTGGATGCAAACCTTGAACTACCTATAGAAATGGGAGCATCCGGTTCTATAAATGACTGGACACCCGGATTGGAAGAAGGACAAGGAGATGTGGAAGCTAACTGA
- a CDS encoding fimbrillin family protein, whose product MMNSRSYFLAAALVTLAACSNDNETDNSVESGLVPLEVSASINKAKTRVTNDSQWQKGDMISVNATSGELEYTAKNYKLVDGTSNFEPVDPIYDAIYYGAADGEFSAYYPCIAYQYLTDYKTISGDIISQETEQKKMSNKRIDFMYAKATGTKNSPAVNFKFDHKMSKLVIRLKAGVGFQDAWAFTSWYDLIFSSKSPNLHSKVTFDPKEGTITPRNAVNSLAFLYQPTNGIPRISGEDVTIDGTKYGQFTYILCPEEQVPGGLEFALHYVTKDITYTTTLFTDKSETEMVTEAGKEYVYTVTVNKTGLEVTNATIKPWIPAELPNDGNVDASL is encoded by the coding sequence ATGATGAATTCAAGATCTTATTTTTTGGCAGCAGCGTTAGTGACGTTGGCTGCTTGTAGCAATGACAATGAAACGGATAATTCCGTAGAGAGCGGATTGGTACCACTGGAGGTTTCGGCCAGTATCAATAAGGCAAAGACACGCGTGACCAATGATAGCCAATGGCAAAAAGGGGACATGATTAGTGTCAATGCCACTAGTGGAGAACTGGAATATACAGCCAAAAACTATAAATTAGTGGATGGAACTTCTAATTTTGAACCTGTTGACCCCATATATGATGCCATTTATTACGGAGCTGCCGATGGCGAATTCTCAGCATATTATCCTTGCATAGCTTATCAGTATCTGACTGATTACAAGACCATATCAGGTGACATAATCAGCCAGGAAACAGAGCAGAAAAAAATGAGTAACAAACGGATTGATTTTATGTATGCCAAAGCAACCGGGACTAAAAATAGTCCTGCCGTGAATTTTAAGTTTGACCATAAAATGAGTAAATTGGTCATTCGTTTGAAAGCGGGTGTAGGTTTCCAAGATGCATGGGCTTTTACATCATGGTATGACCTCATATTCTCCTCTAAATCACCGAATCTACATTCTAAAGTTACATTTGATCCTAAAGAAGGCACTATCACTCCGAGAAATGCAGTAAATAGTCTTGCATTTTTATATCAACCCACTAATGGTATTCCACGTATAAGTGGAGAAGATGTAACTATTGACGGAACGAAATATGGTCAATTTACCTATATCCTTTGTCCGGAAGAGCAAGTGCCAGGTGGCTTAGAATTTGCATTGCATTATGTCACTAAGGATATTACTTATACCACAACACTGTTTACTGACAAAAGCGAAACAGAGATGGTAACTGAAGCTGGAAAAGAATACGTGTATACTGTCACTGTCAATAAAACAGGACTTGAAGTAACCAATGCAACTATTAAACCCTGGATACCTGCTGAACTGCCGAATGACGGAAATGTAGATGCCTCTCTGTAA
- a CDS encoding fimbrillin family protein produces MKTRKQICNAFALSAVLCLASCSPEQTDDTSLAEGKYPMTFTTPIEGLTITRGQSSEGMWWKRENIAVKIDGTIKKYTSSNSGKSAVFTSTEPFYWQQKNETKEVCAWYYGTGYNAELQSTWAVKSDQSMTATDKFGTGYNKSDFLYAPPQSISFNGSKNLSFYHQTAHVIIHILYTEAGESIGPTSIAIGSENNIALSGKYTPPVALSTVGTWDVNNATMGTINPYGFYDPSGNYFCSYHALVIPQDMSNKKFISVTMADGYTYYYIPKENEVKLESGKEYIFKVTVKEGGLMEVETTTTDAWNAKSAPINVASKATAPGFSATDLKIGDYYYSDGSTSDGGYRKYADDGTTTILDIYPELTNPTTGEERSVIGIVYWVDSNITKDNYGLLDSEYNHGLVAALWNIPTSTWTCGESESIDDWLKNATWLEGNSKPTGFTSIKPMDKIQGYANTIALREYNKAIEGNSGKSQNLRIKIIDGLDDFIGTHVAPTNSSGWFCPSAYELKYISLGQDNEKGSIGREMLNTQFSKVGGKYDKFGNIDYWSSTEHSAQLAKKVYFGINSADISWNNKVSQPHVVRPILAF; encoded by the coding sequence ATGAAAACAAGAAAACAAATCTGTAATGCTTTTGCATTATCAGCAGTACTTTGTCTGGCTTCATGTTCTCCGGAACAAACGGATGACACTTCGTTGGCAGAAGGCAAATATCCCATGACCTTCACTACTCCAATAGAAGGCTTGACAATCACTCGAGGGCAATCTAGCGAGGGGATGTGGTGGAAACGTGAAAATATAGCCGTAAAAATAGACGGAACGATAAAGAAATATACTTCGAGCAACAGCGGAAAATCAGCAGTATTTACCTCTACTGAACCATTTTATTGGCAGCAGAAAAATGAAACAAAAGAAGTTTGTGCATGGTATTACGGTACAGGCTACAATGCTGAACTACAATCCACATGGGCAGTGAAGTCCGACCAAAGCATGACTGCCACAGATAAGTTTGGCACCGGTTATAACAAAAGTGATTTTCTCTATGCGCCCCCACAGTCCATCTCCTTTAATGGCAGCAAAAATCTGTCTTTCTATCATCAGACAGCACATGTAATAATACATATTCTATATACCGAAGCAGGAGAAAGTATCGGTCCGACTAGCATCGCAATCGGAAGTGAGAATAACATCGCACTTAGTGGCAAATACACACCCCCTGTAGCACTAAGTACTGTTGGTACATGGGACGTAAACAACGCTACAATGGGCACAATCAATCCATATGGATTTTATGACCCTAGCGGTAATTATTTTTGTAGCTACCATGCTCTTGTTATTCCACAAGATATGTCGAACAAGAAGTTCATATCTGTGACAATGGCAGATGGATACACATATTACTATATCCCGAAAGAAAATGAGGTCAAATTGGAGAGCGGTAAAGAATACATTTTTAAAGTTACCGTGAAAGAAGGTGGACTTATGGAAGTGGAAACTACAACGACAGATGCTTGGAATGCAAAAAGCGCCCCGATTAATGTAGCAAGCAAAGCAACTGCCCCCGGCTTCTCCGCCACCGATTTGAAAATCGGTGATTATTATTACAGTGACGGCTCTACTTCTGACGGTGGTTACCGCAAGTATGCCGACGACGGCACTACGACAATTTTAGACATCTATCCGGAACTGACAAATCCTACAACAGGAGAAGAACGCAGTGTTATCGGCATTGTATATTGGGTTGACAGTAATATCACGAAAGATAATTATGGTTTGTTGGATAGTGAATACAATCACGGTCTCGTTGCCGCTTTATGGAATATTCCGACCAGCACATGGACATGTGGAGAATCTGAGTCCATAGATGACTGGCTAAAAAATGCGACCTGGCTGGAAGGTAATAGCAAACCGACAGGTTTCACTAGCATAAAACCAATGGACAAGATACAGGGCTACGCCAATACAATAGCTTTACGTGAGTATAACAAAGCAATAGAGGGAAATTCCGGGAAAAGTCAAAATCTGCGAATAAAGATTATTGATGGCTTGGATGACTTTATCGGCACCCATGTTGCTCCCACAAATAGTAGTGGTTGGTTCTGCCCTTCCGCCTATGAATTAAAATATATAAGTTTGGGACAAGACAACGAGAAAGGTTCTATCGGAAGAGAAATGCTAAACACGCAATTTAGTAAAGTTGGCGGAAAGTACGATAAATTCGGAAATATCGACTATTGGTCAAGTACAGAGCATAGTGCTCAACTTGCCAAGAAAGTGTATTTCGGTATTAACAGTGCCGACATAAGTTGGAATAATAAGGTAAGTCAGCCACATGTCGTACGCCCTATTCTCGCTTTTTAA
- a CDS encoding fimbrillin family protein: protein MKTFRYTFPIFLLLSSVAVLSGCSQDELLEEKTPIDTSRFITVTVNDNGYKDSNGTSTRTIENGYNTNFTVGDEIGLYAVKEKSLLPEIKNIRLIASDDGKGGITWLDENGQGPLYVYQATYFAYYPYQNLSPEYEPWTYSPDPNIFFDTILQDWELAIDQSNYNDYTHLDLMTAKSSVNPSPDSGRPQLSFSMKHCMALVVIDLPSDATNIKFSSFTPYHMSDGTYRYLMKTPTQFPSSYDKPISKQFIGSYTDNKGSTMEWNFTASGILANNYQVYTVDGGSSK, encoded by the coding sequence ATGAAAACATTTAGATATACTTTCCCTATCTTCCTGCTACTATCCAGCGTAGCAGTACTTTCCGGCTGTTCACAAGACGAACTGTTGGAAGAAAAGACTCCCATAGATACTTCCCGTTTCATCACTGTCACCGTTAATGACAACGGCTATAAGGATTCCAACGGCACATCTACACGCACCATAGAAAATGGCTATAATACAAATTTTACTGTTGGCGATGAAATAGGCCTTTATGCAGTAAAAGAAAAGAGCCTATTGCCCGAAATAAAAAATATCCGTCTCATTGCTTCAGATGATGGCAAAGGTGGAATTACTTGGCTAGATGAAAACGGGCAAGGTCCTTTGTATGTTTATCAAGCCACCTATTTCGCTTATTATCCTTATCAAAATCTATCACCGGAATATGAGCCTTGGACTTACTCTCCAGATCCCAATATCTTTTTTGACACAATTTTACAGGACTGGGAACTTGCTATCGACCAAAGCAACTACAACGATTATACACATCTTGATTTAATGACAGCCAAGAGCAGCGTGAATCCATCTCCTGATAGTGGACGACCACAATTATCATTCTCAATGAAACATTGTATGGCATTAGTAGTTATTGACCTCCCGAGTGATGCTACTAACATAAAATTCAGTAGTTTCACTCCCTACCATATGAGCGACGGCACTTACCGTTATTTGATGAAAACACCCACACAATTCCCGTCGTCCTATGACAAACCTATATCGAAACAATTTATCGGCAGCTATACTGATAATAAGGGTAGCACAATGGAATGGAACTTCACAGCAAGCGGAATACTAGCAAATAATTATCAAGTTTATACAGTGGATGGCGGAAGTTCTAAATAG
- a CDS encoding type II toxin-antitoxin system HicA family toxin, with amino-acid sequence MGTKEKLIERFKTLPTDFTFDEMEKLLNYFGYEKSNKGKTSGSRVIFKNKAKRPIMIHKPHPGNIIKGYAIKQVYNDLKEEGLIK; translated from the coding sequence ATGGGAACAAAAGAAAAACTGATAGAACGCTTCAAAACTTTACCTACAGATTTTACTTTTGATGAAATGGAGAAATTACTTAATTACTTTGGTTATGAAAAATCTAATAAAGGTAAAACTTCCGGTTCAAGAGTAATATTCAAAAATAAAGCAAAACGTCCGATTATGATACATAAGCCGCATCCCGGAAACATCATAAAAGGGTATGCAATAAAACAAGTATATAATGACTTGAAAGAAGAAGGATTAATTAAATAA
- a CDS encoding type II toxin-antitoxin system HicB family antitoxin — MNTLTYKSYIGSVYFSEKDGVFFGKIEGINGLVNFEGESVKELTEAFHEAVDDYLEYCKAEGIEPRKSYSGSLNIRITPEIHSQIATLAKQTGVSINAFIKRALENQIATML, encoded by the coding sequence ATGAATACACTAACTTACAAAAGCTATATTGGCTCGGTCTACTTCAGTGAAAAAGACGGCGTTTTCTTTGGAAAAATAGAAGGAATCAATGGACTCGTCAACTTTGAAGGAGAAAGTGTAAAAGAACTGACAGAAGCCTTCCATGAAGCTGTAGATGACTATTTGGAGTATTGTAAAGCAGAAGGTATTGAACCACGGAAAAGTTATTCCGGTTCACTGAATATTCGTATTACTCCGGAAATACATAGCCAAATTGCTACATTAGCCAAACAAACCGGGGTTTCTATCAATGCTTTTATTAAAAGAGCTCTGGAAAATCAAATAGCAACTATGTTATAA
- a CDS encoding thioredoxin family protein, with protein sequence MDIQKQLEVAARTNHLVLVVFYADWSPHYEWIGPVLRTYEKRTVELIRVNAEENRVVADAHNVETVPAFLLLHKGHELWRQVGELTVEELKDVLDDFK encoded by the coding sequence ATGGATATACAAAAACAACTAGAAGTGGCAGCAAGAACCAACCATTTAGTTTTGGTTGTATTCTATGCGGATTGGTCGCCTCATTATGAGTGGATAGGTCCCGTACTCCGTACTTACGAAAAGAGAACGGTAGAATTGATAAGAGTGAATGCAGAAGAAAATAGGGTAGTGGCTGATGCGCACAATGTAGAAACTGTACCTGCTTTTCTTTTATTGCATAAAGGACATGAGCTTTGGCGGCAGGTAGGAGAACTGACAGTGGAAGAACTGAAAGATGTATTGGATGATTTCAAATAA
- the dapF gene encoding diaminopimelate epimerase, producing the protein MTNKIKFTKMHGAGNDYIYVDTTKYPIAEPGKKAIEWSKFHTGIGSDGLILIGSSDKADFSMRIFNADGSEAMMCGNGSRCVGKYVYEYGLTDKTEITLDTLSGIKILKLHVEGKTVTAVTVDMGSPLETGEVHWKGKYPFRSTKVSMGNPHLVTFVDDITRINLPEIGPELENYPLFPDRTNVEFAQIVGKDTIRMRVWERGSGITQACGTGACATAVAAFINGLAGRKSNIIMDGGTVLIEWDEASGHILMTGPATKVFDGEIVEEVENGELRVENEY; encoded by the coding sequence ATGACAAACAAGATTAAGTTCACAAAAATGCATGGAGCGGGAAATGACTACATATATGTAGACACTACCAAATATCCGATAGCAGAGCCTGGAAAGAAAGCAATCGAATGGAGCAAGTTTCATACAGGAATTGGGAGTGACGGACTTATATTGATTGGAAGTTCTGATAAGGCTGATTTCAGCATGCGTATTTTCAATGCTGACGGTTCGGAAGCGATGATGTGCGGAAACGGTAGCCGTTGCGTAGGCAAATACGTATATGAATACGGCTTGACTGATAAAACAGAAATCACACTGGATACGCTGTCGGGAATTAAGATACTTAAACTTCACGTAGAAGGAAAAACAGTAACCGCAGTCACAGTAGATATGGGCAGTCCGTTGGAAACGGGAGAAGTACATTGGAAAGGGAAATATCCTTTCCGGTCAACTAAAGTATCAATGGGAAATCCTCATTTAGTTACTTTTGTGGATGATATAACCCGGATTAACTTACCGGAAATCGGTCCCGAATTAGAGAACTATCCTCTTTTTCCTGACAGAACCAATGTAGAGTTTGCACAAATTGTCGGCAAAGATACCATACGGATGAGAGTCTGGGAAAGAGGTTCGGGAATTACCCAAGCTTGCGGGACAGGTGCTTGCGCCACAGCAGTAGCCGCCTTCATCAACGGGCTTGCAGGAAGAAAAAGCAATATAATAATGGATGGCGGCACAGTCCTCATTGAATGGGACGAAGCCTCAGGCCATATATTGATGACAGGACCGGCAACCAAAGTTTTCGATGGGGAAATTGTTGAAGAAGTTGAGAATGGAGAGTTGAGAGTTGAGAATGAATACTGA
- a CDS encoding LL-diaminopimelate aminotransferase gives MALVNEHFLKLPGSYLFSDIAKKVNTFRITHPKQDIIRLGIGDVTQPLPKACIEAMHKAVEELASKDTFRGYGPEQGYDFLIEAIIKNDFAPRGIHFSTSEIFVSDGAKSDTGNIGDILRHDNSVGVTDPIYPVYIDSNVMCGRAGVLEEETGKWSNVTYMPCTSENNFIPEIPDKRIDIVYLCYPNNPTGTTLTKPELKKWVDYALANDTLILFDAAYEAYIQDENVPHSIYEIKGAKKCAIEFRSFSKTAGFTGVRCGYTVVPKELTAATLEGDRIPLNRLWNRRQCTKFNGTSYITQRAAEAVYSAEGKAQIKETINYYMTNAKIMKEGLEATGLKVYGGVNAPYLWVKTPNGLSSWRFFEQMLYEANVVGTPGVGFGPSGEGYIRLTAFGERNDCIEAMRRIKNWL, from the coding sequence ATGGCATTAGTAAATGAACATTTTTTGAAATTACCGGGAAGTTACTTGTTCTCGGATATAGCGAAAAAGGTAAATACTTTCAGGATAACGCATCCCAAACAGGACATCATCCGGCTAGGTATCGGTGATGTAACTCAGCCACTTCCAAAAGCATGCATCGAAGCCATGCACAAGGCGGTAGAAGAACTGGCAAGCAAAGACACATTCCGCGGATATGGCCCTGAACAGGGATATGATTTTTTGATTGAAGCAATTATAAAGAATGATTTCGCCCCACGCGGGATTCACTTTTCCACTTCCGAAATATTTGTCAGTGACGGAGCCAAAAGCGATACCGGAAATATAGGTGATATTCTTCGCCATGACAATAGCGTAGGCGTTACAGACCCCATCTATCCGGTATATATAGACAGTAATGTCATGTGCGGACGTGCCGGAGTACTGGAAGAGGAAACGGGCAAATGGAGCAATGTCACATATATGCCCTGCACGAGTGAAAACAACTTCATTCCTGAAATCCCGGACAAACGGATAGATATTGTTTATCTCTGCTATCCGAACAACCCGACCGGCACAACACTGACCAAACCGGAACTGAAGAAATGGGTGGACTATGCTTTGGCAAACGACACGTTAATCCTGTTTGATGCCGCATACGAAGCGTATATCCAGGACGAAAACGTCCCCCACTCTATTTACGAAATTAAAGGGGCGAAGAAATGCGCCATTGAATTCCGTAGCTTCTCAAAGACAGCAGGATTCACCGGAGTACGTTGCGGATACACGGTAGTACCGAAAGAGCTTACTGCCGCAACGTTGGAAGGCGACCGTATCCCGCTCAACAGATTATGGAACCGCCGCCAATGCACCAAGTTCAACGGCACTTCCTACATCACCCAACGGGCTGCAGAAGCTGTTTACAGTGCGGAAGGCAAGGCACAGATTAAAGAAACGATTAACTATTATATGACCAACGCAAAAATTATGAAGGAAGGGCTGGAAGCTACCGGATTGAAAGTTTACGGTGGAGTGAACGCTCCCTATTTATGGGTGAAAACTCCGAATGGCCTATCCTCATGGCGATTCTTTGAACAGATGTTGTATGAAGCCAATGTTGTCGGCACTCCCGGTGTGGGCTTCGGACCAAGTGGCGAAGGATATATCCGCCTGACCGCTTTTGGCGAACGCAACGACTGTATTGAAGCTATGAGAAGAATAAAAAACTGGCTCTGA
- a CDS encoding P-II family nitrogen regulator, whose product MKKIEAIIRKTKFEDVKDALLEADIEWFSYYDVRGIGKARQGRIYRGVVYDTSTIERILISIVVRDKNTEKTVQAIIKAAQTGEIGDGRIFVIPIEDAIRIRTAERGDIALYNAEQER is encoded by the coding sequence ATGAAAAAGATTGAAGCTATTATCCGTAAAACCAAATTCGAGGACGTGAAAGACGCCCTTCTCGAAGCGGACATCGAATGGTTCTCTTACTATGACGTAAGGGGTATTGGAAAAGCGCGCCAGGGACGTATCTATCGTGGCGTAGTCTATGACACCAGCACCATCGAACGAATACTTATCTCTATTGTCGTACGCGACAAGAATACAGAAAAAACGGTACAAGCCATCATCAAGGCTGCACAAACCGGAGAAATCGGTGACGGACGTATCTTCGTCATCCCCATCGAGGATGCCATCCGCATCCGCACTGCCGAACGCGGCGACATAGCGCTCTACAACGCCGAACAAGAACGCTAG
- a CDS encoding ammonium transporter, whose protein sequence is MDTKYKGHGFIKLWIATTMFMLCCFATGALAQDTVIADTATVTETITELSALPTESTAEAPDTIGELALGLNTVWMLLAAMLVFFMQPGFALVEAGFTRVKNTANILMKNFVDFMFGSLLYWFIGFGLMFGAGGFIGMPHFFDLSFMDNGLPKEGFLVFQTVFCATAATIVSGAMAERTKFSMYLVYTIFISVLIYPISGHWTWGGGWLMNGEAGSFMMNLFGTTFHDFAGSTVVHSVGGWLALVGAAILGPRIGKYGKDGKSRAIPGHNLTVAALGVFILWFGWFGFNPGSQLAASTEADANAISHVFLTTNLAACAGGFFALVISWMKYGKPSLSLTLNGVLAGLVGITAGCDAVSPAGAVLIGAICGVVMIFSVDFIDKVLKIDDPVGASSVHGVCGFLGTILTGLFSTSEGLFYGYGFGFLGAQIFGALVVGAWAAGMGFIIFKALDKIHGLRVPARVEEEGLDIYEHGESAYN, encoded by the coding sequence ATGGATACAAAATATAAAGGCCATGGCTTCATAAAGCTGTGGATAGCCACTACTATGTTCATGTTATGCTGTTTTGCTACAGGTGCACTAGCACAGGATACAGTTATTGCCGATACAGCAACAGTTACAGAGACAATAACTGAACTTTCAGCACTCCCAACCGAATCTACGGCAGAAGCCCCGGATACTATCGGCGAACTGGCTTTAGGATTAAATACGGTTTGGATGCTACTTGCAGCAATGCTCGTGTTCTTCATGCAGCCGGGATTTGCCCTGGTAGAAGCCGGTTTCACCAGAGTGAAGAATACTGCCAACATTTTGATGAAGAACTTTGTAGACTTCATGTTCGGTTCTTTGCTTTACTGGTTCATCGGTTTCGGACTGATGTTCGGTGCAGGCGGATTCATCGGAATGCCCCACTTCTTCGACCTGTCTTTCATGGATAACGGGCTGCCCAAAGAAGGATTCCTTGTTTTCCAAACCGTATTCTGCGCCACTGCCGCTACCATCGTATCAGGAGCAATGGCAGAACGTACGAAATTCTCTATGTATCTGGTTTATACAATCTTTATCAGTGTGCTGATTTACCCGATTTCCGGTCATTGGACTTGGGGCGGCGGTTGGCTGATGAATGGTGAAGCAGGTTCTTTTATGATGAACCTTTTCGGAACGACCTTCCATGATTTTGCAGGTTCCACTGTTGTTCACTCGGTAGGTGGATGGCTTGCCCTCGTAGGTGCCGCCATTCTAGGCCCACGTATCGGCAAATATGGAAAAGACGGTAAATCCAGAGCTATTCCGGGACATAACCTGACTGTTGCTGCACTAGGTGTATTTATCCTTTGGTTCGGATGGTTCGGGTTCAACCCCGGTTCCCAGTTGGCAGCAAGTACCGAAGCAGATGCAAACGCAATCTCACATGTATTCCTGACAACTAATCTTGCAGCTTGTGCCGGTGGTTTCTTCGCCCTGGTAATCAGTTGGATGAAGTACGGAAAGCCCTCTTTATCATTGACACTGAATGGTGTATTGGCAGGCTTGGTAGGTATCACCGCAGGATGCGATGCCGTATCTCCCGCAGGAGCCGTATTGATTGGTGCTATCTGTGGCGTTGTGATGATATTCTCGGTAGACTTTATTGATAAAGTCCTGAAAATCGACGACCCGGTAGGTGCTTCTTCCGTGCATGGTGTTTGCGGTTTCTTAGGAACCATTCTTACAGGTTTGTTTTCCACCAGCGAAGGTCTGTTCTATGGATACGGTTTCGGATTCCTCGGAGCACAAATTTTCGGAGCACTTGTAGTCGGAGCTTGGGCGGCAGGTATGGGATTCATCATCTTCAAGGCTCTTGATAAAATTCACGGTCTGCGCGTTCCGGCACGTGTCGAGGAAGAAGGACTCGATATTTACGAACATGGAGAATCCGCTTACAACTAA